The sequence below is a genomic window from Betaproteobacteria bacterium.
CACCTTTGCCGGCCGCCCTGCCGTGACCGCCCCGTCACCGGCCCACCAGATCGCCCTGGGCGACGGGCCCCTGGCCTGGACGGCGGAACCGGGCGGATTCCTGTTACACCTCTGGCAGCCGGGGGAGCGACCCCTGAGCCACTACCTGCCGCTCGCCGCCGCGCCGGCCGTGGCCTATGGACACTGAAGCCGGGCCTCAGTCAGATGGGTTCAGCCCAGTTCGGCCCGCCCCGCATCCCCGCGCGCCGCTCATCCTCGCCATGGCTTCCGTGATGGCTGCGATTCGCATCGCGCGATCTGGGTGCGGAGGCGCGCCTCGGTCTCGACGCAAACCGAATTGACTGCCCAGTAGTGTGCTGCGCGCTTGGCAGAACGTCTTTGGAGCACGGCGTAGGTCACGCTGGGTTCCTCCCCTTTCAAGGGGAAGGCTGGGAGGGGGATGGGGCCCTCAGGCGCTGGCGCACACCCGGTCCCGGCCCTCGGACTTGGCGCGGTAGAGCGCCATGTCGGCCCGGACGACGAGGGAATCGAGGGTGTCCTCGCCCGGTCGGAACTCAGCCGTGCCCACGCTGATCCCCAGGCGCAGGGACTCGAAGAGTCCTGCGACCTCGATGTCGGCGACGGCCTGGCGGATGCGCTCCCCCACCTGACAGGCGCCCTCGACGCCGGTCTCGGGCAGCAGGATGCGGAATTCGTCTCCCCCCGCCCGGGCGAAGATGTCCTGCTCCCGCAACTGGTCCCGGGTCGCCGAGACGATGCGGCGCAGGGCCTCGTCCCCGGCCGCGTGGCCCAGACGGTCGTTGATGTCCTTGAAACGGTCGATGTCCATCACGATGATGGAAAAAGGCGCGGCACCCCGGGTGACCCGCGCCTGCTCCCTTCCCGCCAGCTCGTAGAAACTGCGCAGATTGAAGGCGCCGGTGAGGAAATCCGTCGCAGCGAGGGTCTCCAGGCGCTGTTCGAGTTGTTTGCGCTCGGAAATGTCGAGCATGGCACCGGCGATGCCGTCGGCCTCGCCCCCGGGGTCGCGGAACACGGCCTTGTGGAAGAGCACGTCCCGGACGGACCCGTTGGCGTAGCGCACTTGGGCCTCGTACACCTGGGTGCCCCCCGCGGCGAGCAGGGCGCGATCGGCCTCCTCATAGATGGTGGCGAATTCGGGGGGCGCGATGTCATGCACCGTGGCGCCCAGGATTCTGGTCCGCGGCAGGCCCAGGTAATCCTCGAAGGCCCGGTTGCACGCGATATAGCGGCAATCCCGGTCCTTGACGAAGAGGGGGGTGGGCAAGGTGTCCAGGGCCGCCTGCAAGCGCAGGGCGTAGGTGGATCGCTGGACCAGGAGGGGGTCCGGCTTCCGGTCCCGTCCAATGCGCAACAGCGCCAGGGCCACGCGCTCGCCGTCGTCCAGGGCGCAACAGTCTGCGGCGCCGGCGGCC
It includes:
- a CDS encoding diguanylate cyclase produces the protein MFPPSAPISLLILDLRRHRRGPAAVPEGYATAVSSPQPQDCRVDGSLAVLVLADGDDALDDWDDQYHPLCPADFPHLILLDPYDPALARRAMAAGAADCCALDDGERVALALLRIGRDRKPDPLLVQRSTYALRLQAALDTLPTPLFVKDRDCRYIACNRAFEDYLGLPRTRILGATVHDIAPPEFATIYEEADRALLAAGGTQVYEAQVRYANGSVRDVLFHKAVFRDPGGEADGIAGAMLDISERKQLEQRLETLAATDFLTGAFNLRSFYELAGREQARVTRGAAPFSIIVMDIDRFKDINDRLGHAAGDEALRRIVSATRDQLREQDIFARAGGDEFRILLPETGVEGACQVGERIRQAVADIEVAGLFESLRLGISVGTAEFRPGEDTLDSLVVRADMALYRAKSEGRDRVCASA